AAATCGAGAATCGTATCCGAAACAGCCATTTTCTGAGCCAGCGGTTCTCTTCCTTTCCCGGATAAAATTACCAGCGATGTGTCATTTTCCGGATCATTGCTGACAATTTTCAGCGTATCGACGTATTTGACGCTTTCTGTCGGCTCAAAATTGACATAAACTGTCTGAAAAGAGTTGCCCAAAATAGTGAGTTCGGTCTGTGTCGGAGAAAATGCTGCCTCGCTGTTGAAGATATTGGTAATATTAAGTTTCCTTTCTCCTTTATTATTAATTACCAGCGACATGATTTTCGCGTTATCCCTGGCGACCTCTCCGAAATTCAATGAATCCGAAGACAGGCGCAAATGCTGATTCGTGGAATCGCGTCCGGTTCCGTTCAATTGGACAAAAATGCTGTCTGCTACGGGGTCGTTGCTCACGATAATCAGTTGTCCGGCAAACTGTTTAATGGAATCCGGTTTGAAATTTATGTACACTTTTTTTGTCGCTTCTGGCCCGATATTAAAAAACGTGACGCCGGGTCTGAAATGCGAATTTGTGGAGAGAATATTGGAAACTGTGAGCGTGCGATTGCCGATATTGCTCACTAAAATCGAATCTTTTGCCTGCGAATGAATCAAAACAGTTCCAAAATTAATTTCGGAAAAAGAAACAATTAACTGTTGCGCATTAGGTTCGCCTTTTCCGACGAGATTGATTTCCACAAATTGGTTGTTCGGATCGTTGGTCGCAAAATTCAGCACATCATTGTGTGCCATCGTATCCTGAGGCGCAAATCTTACCCACAAGTAATAAGATTGCTCTTTTTCAATGCGGATTGTGTCAGAGGCCAACGATTGGAAGGCGCTGTCTCCATTGTAAAAATGAAACACCTTGAGGATTCTGTCGCCAAAATTTTGCAGCAGAATGAATTTCTGCAGCGTGTCGCCTTGCTGAATTTTTCCGAAATTGAGCTCTGTTTTATCGTAAACAAGATAAGGATCAGACAACATTTTGCCGACGCCCACGACGGGGACATTTAACTCAGGATGTGTTTCATCATTGCTGCTAATAGTTAATTGTCCGTTGATAGTCCCCTCGGTTTGCGGCGCAAAGGTTACATTCACATATTTTAAATTTTGCGCGGTTACGACAAATTCGGTTGTGTCCACAGTGAATTGTGAATTGTTTGAGTTGATCCCTGAAATTTCCAGTGCCGACTCTCCCCTATTGGTCACGCCCATGGCGATGGTTTTTTTCTCTCCTACAGCTATTTCGCCAAAATAAAGCGAGTCGGGGCTTACGGCGATTTCAGGTTTCAACGGCGCCCGGCTTGAGGCAAAAATTGGCACGATAAAATTCGACGTATCCGGATCATTGCTTTTGATGATTAAAGAATCCGTAATCAGTTCCGCGGCAATTACCGGTCTGAAAACAACGTTTACGTATTGTCCCTGGCGAGGTAAAACCGTGAATTCATTTTTGTCAACGACAAATTGTGTGTCAGAATGAGCAATCGAACTGATTTGTAATGCCTCATACTTATCATTATTTTGCACATAGACAAATAACGACTGCTCTGAGCCAATGACGACTTCGTCAAAAATTAAAGTGGGCGGTGAAACAATTATCTTCGGGTTTGTCGGCAGATAGCCTTTGCCGGATACAGAGACATAAAACGGACTATTACTGTCATCATCGGAAACAATTTCAATGTTGCTTTTAACTGCATTCGTGTCAGCCGGTGAAAATCTGATCTCAACAATTTTCGATTGCTGCGGCAACAGAGAAAAAGAGGTGTCGCTTACGGAAAATTGTGAATTTTGGGCCTGAATACTTTCGACATGCAAAATTTCATTTCCGATGTTTTGGACAGTGATTTCTCTGATTTTCGCATAGCTCGCTTTAATTTTCGTCGTATCAAAATTAATTGTTGTCGGAGAAACAGATATCTGCGGAAACCCGGTTTCCACAGTTAAAAATTTCATTCGCGTCAAATTTTGTTTTTCATTGACCAAGTACACTTTCAAAGATTTGACATTTCTATTGTACGCGACGCAATGCTGAACAAATTGATAAGTACTGTCAAACAAAGTATGCCATCTATTAATCGCATCTCCGGTAAAGGGATTGAAGTCTGCTTGTTCGTAAATTTGATTCTCAGAGTCGCTGTGATTGAATCTCACGAATTCGATTTGGTTCAGTTCGTTTCGGAGGAAAGATGAAGTACCAATTTCGCCGATAGAGGTTATTTGAGTGCCGTCCAGGGCAAATAGATGGAAATTATGGTAATCAAAATCATTATTTTTCTCCATCAGCCACATCCGCTGATTGATCTTGTCAGAGAAAAATGCGCGTTTGGGATTTAAAATTAATTCGTTCGTTGAAACTATATTTTCCGTTTTATAGGTTTCGCCATTATTGTTTAATATCTTCAAAATAGTAGAAAAATTATTATTTTCATTGAGTTCAAAATCCACCCACACGCGCTCGCTATCGTCTATTGCAATATCTGTATTGAAAACATAAAATCTTTTGCTCACTGCTTTAGGCTCATAAATCAAATTCCCCGAAGAATTATAAGTGGCAATCATAACCTGACTTTGGCTGCGATCATGATTTGAAGTGTGCCAGGAAAACCACACCTTTCCATCATTGTCAATCGCCAATTTGGGCAGAAAAGCATTTGTCGCCAACAGCGTTGAATCCTTTTTGACCTGACCCGTGGAATCAAAAACTACAAAATAGCCGCCATCGTCGCCCTGCAGAGCGACCCAGACGTCTCCGGTCGCGGGATTGAGTTCTGCGCGAATAGAATTTAAACGAGGTTCGGTTTCAAAAGAGCCGTGTCCGACGAGGGTTCTGTACAAATAGAGGTGGGCGTCACTCTTGAAAATTTTCATGTAAACCGGCTGATTGGCGCCAGGCGTCTCATAGTAAAATACCCACACTTTTCCAAAGTTATCAATCACGATGTCTTCGTTGTAGGTGTTGCCGATATTTGACACCACCTGCCAGCCGTCTTCGGGAATAGGATTCAAATCCCGTGTATCCAGCAAAAATGGCGCGCTCGTTTTCGTCGCAATGCCGCCATACGCCGAGAAAATGAAAAATGTCAAAAAAATGGTTATGATAAAAATTTGAAACTTCGGCTTGTTATTCATAAGACCCTCGTTGCAATTTTTTGTCACGAAAGGTAAATCATTATCCATTTGACGCCATAATTTTTTATCTGGCAACGCGAAAACCAATGTCGAATCGCTTCACTTCCGGTGCAAACCTCTCACGAAAAGCGCATTGAATGTAGATATCTGACGAATTCCACGCGCCGCCGCGAACGACCTTTTCCGTTCCCGTTTCCGGCCCTAACGGATTTGACGGCGGAGAACTATCATAATAATTGCGATTGTACCAATCATTGCACCATTCCCATACATTTCCAGCCATGTTTTTCAGAAAATAGCCATTGACAGTTAAACTGTCCACTGGCAGAGGCCCTCTGCCGCTGCCGAAATCAGCCATGAGTGGCTCGAGATAGCCGCTGTAGCCGTTGTAATTTGCTCGACTTATCGGAGAATCATTTCCCCAGGGATAAGACATTTGATCCAAATCGCCGCGAGCTGCTTTTTCCCTCTGTGCTTCTGTAGGCAAATGAAATCCGGTTTTTGAAGAATCATAGTCCCCGTTCGTCAAATCGTAGCAAGGATCGAGTCCGGCTAATTCGCTCAACCAATTGCAATAGGCAATAGCATCCCACCAACTGACTCCAACTACCGGATATTGCGGATAATTGAGAAAATAGCCCACAGGTGCCTGATTTGTTCCCCCTTCTGTGGGATATGGATGATCTGTAATGTCGCAAAATAGCCGGTATTCTTCATTTGTCACCTCGCGTGGACTCAGCCAAAAAGTATCCGTTTCTACACTGTGAAGCGCGTTGTCCACGCCGCCGCTCATTCCCATGTTGAAAATTCCGCCGGGAATGAGATTAGTGAGATCTATTTTGTCGTCGGACACCCAGAGTTTGACCACGTAATTTTCACCGAGGTGTTCCGGATAATCTGCCATGGCGTCCCAGTAGATCTTGTGGTTATCGCCAGAGACTATTCCCAATCCATAATCCCCGCTAAACGATTGCGCCGGAACTCGAAAAGTTTGGCCGCCATCGGCGGAAACGCGCAACAACACGACCATTGTATCCTGATCCAGATCAAAAATACTGTAATTGATTTCTACCATTTTTGTATCAGGATTTTGCTTCACAAAAACGGTATCAATGATCGGGACTCTTCCCTGGGCTAATAAATCAGATGAAAAAATGACAATTGAAATAAAAATAAAAATTAGAGGTGTGCGGAAAATGTATTTCATACTCTCTACTCCACCATTGTTTTGATTTGATTACGGCGTATTCGGATTGTGCACTTCCGGCGGCTTAGGCGGCAAAGGTAATATTTGTTTATTGATTATCCAATCGGGCAAATTCTGAACAACGTCATCTTGCAACAATTCAGAATTGCCGTTTCTCGATTGATTTCCGGGCAAGTAGCCCAAATCCAGATTTCGCGCCATTTGACGCAGTCGGAATTGAGCGAACCGCTGGGCGCGGGGCTTATTCGCGAAACGTCGCGGCCGTGTACCCAGTCGGCGCAACTGATGACGCTTAATCATCGGATGCTGCGCCATAAATTTGCCCTTTCGAATAAATCCCATTGAAAAAGATTGATTTGCCATATTGCGCGCCAGACGGAATCTTGAATCAAAACGTAGCGCTGCTTTGAAATGATTTACCGCTGCGTCATAATTGCCCAGATCGTAGGCGTCCAACCCCTTGCAGAATTCCAGAAATGCATCGATGCTCTTTGTTGTGTTTTCTTGAATTCGTTTTCGTTCTGCAGAGGATAATTTGATATTTAATTTATCCAGAGTATTGAAAACAATCTTTTTCTCGATATTTAAAATATCCTTCAGCTCCCCTTTGAACTGTCTGCTCGCAATAGACTTGCTTTGAGCCACGTCTACGATATCAGAATTTACCGTCAGGAAACGTCCTGCTTTGATCAAAAATCCGCCGTGCACCAAATCTTTCGCTCGAACGAGACGTCCCATGCGCGGCGCTATTTTCGGATCGGCAAGTCCGGACATCGCCAGTTCCATTTCATCCAACAGTTTTTGCAATTGTACTCGTTCAATAACGCGCAATTTTTTTACTTGAGTGAAGTCAGTAATCAGCATTTCCGCCAGTCCTTTGCTCACAGCGTCCCAGCGGGGATCTTCGGCTAAATTGGCGAAATAGAGCACAGCAAGCGTATTATCGACAACCTGTCCCATGCCCACGCTTTTTTCCAATTGAAGCGCCATTTTAGCGCGGGCTTCCATTTCCTTTTCCACCATAAAATTGAATCTGGCTTTTATCAGATCATAATATGGATCAGAAGACGAAAGAAATTGGTAGTAACGGTAAATTCTTTTGGCGAGGGAAAATTTTTCTTTCTGCTCCAGATTCAAGCCGGCGTAAAAAATAGCAGCGCTGTTGTAGGTATCCAGAGATAAAATACGTTTGCTCAAATCG
The window above is part of the Calditrichota bacterium genome. Proteins encoded here:
- a CDS encoding formylglycine-generating enzyme family protein, giving the protein MKYIFRTPLIFIFISIVIFSSDLLAQGRVPIIDTVFVKQNPDTKMVEINYSIFDLDQDTMVVLLRVSADGGQTFRVPAQSFSGDYGLGIVSGDNHKIYWDAMADYPEHLGENYVVKLWVSDDKIDLTNLIPGGIFNMGMSGGVDNALHSVETDTFWLSPREVTNEEYRLFCDITDHPYPTEGGTNQAPVGYFLNYPQYPVVGVSWWDAIAYCNWLSELAGLDPCYDLTNGDYDSSKTGFHLPTEAQREKAARGDLDQMSYPWGNDSPISRANYNGYSGYLEPLMADFGSGRGPLPVDSLTVNGYFLKNMAGNVWEWCNDWYNRNYYDSSPPSNPLGPETGTEKVVRGGAWNSSDIYIQCAFRERFAPEVKRFDIGFRVAR